Sequence from the Helianthus annuus cultivar XRQ/B chromosome 13, HanXRQr2.0-SUNRISE, whole genome shotgun sequence genome:
GATAACCAATGGACACTTCAATCAAACAACAACTATTTTAACGATTCTAGcccaaataatatatattatatgatGGGATACTTAGCAATCATCAATTACTATCTGACTATGTCAAACAAAACATCTTGTTATGTAATGATAAAGACCAAATAAAAGAACCAATGCATTGACGTGTTCAAAATAGTACATCGTTCAACATGGAATGTGATAAACACATGAAATCACCAAAACGATCAAGTACTTAGCAAATCCATGTCAAATGTACTTACAACATATTAAATACCAAATTAAACCAGACCCTAGGTCTGGATGCAACCATTAAAGATCTACCTATTCATCATGATGATGGAATGTGAATTCAGGAAACGTAAGGTATGAATTGAGTGAAAGGATACTTTGTCACCCACTAAAGTTCCTAAGCATCTTCTTCATTCCTTTGCTCCCCAATATGAGTAAATCTAAAAACAGACAGGGAAAACTCTTAAATATCCGTCCAAAACTATGCAAAACCACCAAGCACCGTCAGATGAGCATAAATACGTTGATTCTAGTCACTATTTACGTTGGTGTTCTTTGTTTACAGCCAAGGAAACATAAGATAATGCTACCCGGTGTATTTATGCCGGCATATTTATTTTCACCAGGTTTGCTTCATTTAACCTTCACGTTCACCTCCTCCATGTTCGAGGTTGAATCTCTGAGTATGTATACATCCTTCCTCGTTAGCCTACACATATAAAACTATATCACACAAAATCATTCAATTCGACATGAAATTACAATTAAAAATGCAGTTCCATATCCATAACACTCATACACACAAAGCATACATCATCGCCGACAACAACACCCATCTCTCTGTTTCTCTCTCTGGAAACCCCTTCTTTTTGTTTCTACATCTAGAAAATCATAACGTCGTATATTCGCTGTCGCCATAGACGATCAGAAGAATAAGCAGACGAAACCACACAAGGTCACCATAAAAAAGAAAAGGATCTGAATAAAGAAAGAGAACAAGATATAAAGTAAACCATGacaataaaattatattttgtaAATAGTATATTAATGAAAAAATGTGACTTAGGGGCGCTGTTTGACAACTTCTgtatggttaagtgctgaacgagtaagaggtctaaaccattaagtgctgaaccggtaagaggtctgaaccattaagagctagtataatgcttaaccattcagagacaaatatctgaccaattcaaattagaggtcttaaccatttacATTCAGTATAATGATTAAACATTCAgaagcaaatgtctgaaccatttaaATATTTACTCACGAAACAGACTGTCTGAACTATTAAATACTAAACTAGTAATAAAAAGATTTAAACAATTAAAACACTCATTGAAAGGTAAAGAGGTaacaaaactaaaaaataaaagtaGGTATGGATACCTAGATTGGAGTTGAGGGTACAAGTACAAACGAAGATACGACACGTGTAATCCGAGTCTCCAAACATCCCATATAAAAAATCGTAAACCCCCCTTTGCTCATTCTCCTCTCAAACCCTCCTCCTATTTCTGAGGCCTCTTCTTCCTCCTGCTCACATCCACCACACATCGGCCGTTAATTCACTCCGCAACCCCCAGATCTCTCACTTTCCGATCTCAAGGTACCCCCGATCTGACCCAAACTCACCTTCTTTTACCGTTTCTTTTGTTTTAGATGATATCTTATTATTATTAATTCTGATGATATTGTAACGTTGTTTGTTACAGATGGTGTCAGATGCGAGCAAGAAGAAGGCGCTACAGAAGAAGGCGGCCGCCGCCGCCAAGAGAGGAGGTAAAGCAGCCGCCGCCGCCACTTCCGCTAAGGCGGCGGCTGTTGGTACGATGAACGGCAGTTCCAGCTCGGATAATTTGTCCAATGGGATGGGGAATCTTACGATCTCTGACCGTACTTGTACTGGTGTTCTTTGTTCTCACCCCTTGTCTAGGGATATTAGGGTATGActattttttgtttaaatttgGGGTTTTTCATTTCATTTTACATATACTACTTTTTAGGGTTTGCAGTTATAGGGATGATGATTCTTTAAGTCATGTAAGAAATATTGTGATGTGTTTTTTAATAAGTTAAATATCATAGgaacctatgcagttaatgcggtaaaatatcggatatcggtcacggaccgatatttgagatatagtttatctcggtgagatatcagtgggatatcggtaatATTAATATAATGAAGGATAtctatatatagcaatttaacacaaataattcagtgatataacGGTGATATATCAGtcatatcggtcaaatatcggtgatatatcggtcaatatcgccgatgtTATCGGTACTGATATTCTGActgatatttgacaccgatattttactaggggaccaatatgaccgatatatcaccgatattaactgcacaGACAGGAACATGGACTATTTAAGATTTAAGGCTTTTTTCGATTGGTATGATTGTTTGTACTGTTAATTTCTTTTGTAATTGATCGTAAAACCCTTTATTATTTTGATGAGAAGTAGACGGTAGACGGTTGTTTGTGTTAAGATTTATGATTTCTTTTTTTGTGGATCCTATTTTTACAGTAGTAAGTTCGAGTGCTTTATTATGTTTGGtaatttgttttggtttaaaCCTTGGTTGAgggattttttttaacaaatttgTTATGTTTTAGAGTAATTATGTTTTCTATTGTTGTCGATACATTGCTGGTTTACCTGTTGAACTTCAATAACTAGAACAAGAATAGTTCTATCAACATGTTCACAGTTTTGCGTATTTTCTAAAGTTAATTATATCTTTATTTCTTCACCATGTTTGACAATTCATGTCTTTATATAATGGTATTATCGATTTTATGAAACTTTTTCAAATATATATCATTGTTTGATATCGCCTTTAATACTTGGCTAAATATATCTCAATGTTTGGTATCACTTTTACCGAACTTTTGGTAAAGATATATCAAATGTTTGGTATCACTTTCACCGAACTTTTATCAAACATATCTCTATGTTTGGTATTACTTTATTAACCTATGTAACTGTAAATATGTATACAATGTTTAAGCGCCCCTTTTGACTAAATTGTAACCCACTCTTTAAACCGTGATCGCAGATCGAGTCTTTGTCCTTAACTTTCCATGGGCACGATCTTCTTCTCGATACCGAGCTGGAGCTTAACTACGGGAGGTTCGTATTTTGCACCAgttttggtatgttttttgggATTTATTATATTCATTTATTAATTAACTTATCATTTTCCAGACGTTATGGTTTGCTTGGGTTGAACGGCTGTGGGAAATCGACTCTTCTTACTTCACTCGGATTGCGCGAACTTCCGATCCCCGAACAAATGGACATATTCCATCTCACAAGAGAGATCGAAGCTTCTGACATGTCGTCGCTTGAGGCAGTGATGAATTGTGACGAAGAGAGGCTGAAATTGGAAGAAGAAGCCGAACGCTTAGCTGGACAGGTTCTAACTTTTAACATAACTAAAATATaagttttagatttttttttttcttgagtagtatgtaatttagttaatttgtttgtGGGTTAAGGATGCTGGTGGCGGTGAAGCACTTGATCGTATCTACGAACGTTTGGATGCTATGGATGCATCCACTGCGGAGAAACGTGCTGCTGAGATTTTAAACGGTTTGGGTTTCAACAAACAAATGCAAGCAAAGAAGACACGGGATTTTTCTGGTGGTTGGAGAATGAGAATTGCGTTGGCGCGTGCTTTGTTTATGAACCCAACTGTTTTGCTGCTCGATGAACCCACAAATCATCTTGGTgagttattgttttttttttcaagattttaaagaaagatattagagtaaaatgccgttttcgttcctgaggtttgaccagttttgtgactttcgtctaaaggcttgttttttcgcatctggattcaaaagatttgaaatcttgccattttcatccggctcgataactccatctatttttctctgttaagttgGGGGTAGTTTTGTCTTTTTTGCTTTGTTAAGggtattttgaatacttgtacattatgctaaatgcttgtacataaagtgaaaaagatcaaattgctcttttaagttaacaaaaaagacggaaatacccccgTGTTAACGGAGAAAAACAGATGGAGTTAGCATGCCGGATgaaaataacaagatttcaaactttgtggatctagatgcggaaaaacaaaccgttcgacaaaagtcgcaaaactggccgggacgaaaatgacattttttaCTCAAGATATTAAGCTCATGTTTCAATGATGTGTTTTGAATGGATTGTAGATCTCGAGGCCTGTGTCTGGCTGGAAGAAACGTTAAAGAAGTTTGAGCGGATACTCGTTGTTGTGTCGCACTCTCAAGATTTCTTGAACGGTGTATGCACTAACATTATACATATGCAAAGTAGGAAACTGAAGATGTATACCGGTAATTTTGACCAATACGTTCAGACCCGTTCGGAACTCGAAGAGAATCAGATGAAGCAATACAAATGGGAGCAGGACCAGATCGCTAACATGAAGGAGTACATAGCCCGGTTCGGACACGGGTCTGCTAAGTTGGCTCGACAGGCTCAGAGCAAGGAGAAGACGTTAGCCAAGATGGAACGTGGCGGTCTAACCGAAAAGGTGTCGCGCGATAAGGTTTTGGTGTTTCGGTTCGTTGATGTCGGCAAGCTTCCACCACCTGTTCTTCAGTTTGTTGAGGTTACCTTCGGTTACACACCCGATACCCTCATCTACAAGTCCATCGACTTCGGTGTTGATCTCGATTCCCGTGTGGCGTTGGTGGGACCGAACGGAGCGGGTAAGAGTACGCTTCTAAAGCTGATGACAGGGGAGTTGGTTCCTCTTGACGGCATGGTGAAGCGTCACAACCATTTGAAGATCGCGCAATACCACCAGCATTTAGCCGAAAAGCTCGATCTCGAAATGTCGGCTTTGCTGTATATGATACGCGAGTACCCGGGTAACGAAGAGGAAAAGATGCGGTCAGCTATCGGAAGGTTCGGGCTAACCGGAAAAGCCCAAGTGATGCCGATGAAGAACTTATCAGACGGTCAAAAGAGCCGTGTGATTTTCGCGTGGTTAGCTTTCCGACAACCACAAATGCTGCTTTTGGACGAGCCGACTAACCATCTGGATATTGAAACGATTGACTCGTTAGCGGAGGCTTTGAACGAGTGGGACGGTGGTATGGTGCTGGTGAGTCATGACTTTAGGTTGATTAACCAGGTGGCGAAGGAGATATGGGTGTGTGAGAATCAAACGATAACGCGATGGGAAGGTGACATCATGGGATTCAAAGAGCACTTGAGGAGTAAGTCTGGTCTATACGATTAGATCATAGTGTCCGCATAAAAGGTGTGTTCTTATGGACCGGCATGCTGTCGTGGGACTATGAGATAATAGGATGTGGAATTTTAGGGGATCTTGAACTTTTTTCATCCTTTTTCGGACACctgtttttaatttttagttgCACTATATTTTGAATTTTGTTTTGCCAACAAAGAACATATCATATGCCTTCGGCTTTCGTACTTATATTGCTACAATTTTATTGAAGAGTGTAATACGTACTTctatgtttatttgaattttgtttgtttattgagCTCTGTTTTCTATTCATACGTCTTTGAACATTTGTAATAGCTCGAGCTGTGACCGTGAGAAGTAGCCAAGCCCTTGGTTTAGAAAAAGCGCGCCTGAGGTGCAAATCCCAGCATCTTATGTAGCCCGAGGCGCAGGTTGTACAGAAAGTGCAGCTGAGGCGCACTTTTTTGCTGAATAAAACCACTCTGAGGTGCGCGCCTCATGTACATGACCTATTTTTGTGCAGCAGGTTGTTGTAAATCGTGCTTTTCAGGCTGTCCATGTATGGAATTTCAGTATTAAAACATATATACAGCTTATTTGTGTCTAAACATCAGGTAAATGATCCTAGAAACCTATATATTATATAGAAAACTTATATAATCGTCATGCGTCTCGCGTACGAAAAGCCCAGCGCTTTTGCgctcgtcgcttttgtgcgcttgGCGCCTTTTAAAACTAAGACTAAGCCAAGCTTTAGTCTAGTTGAGTGGCTCAGTTTGTGCTTGGCTTGACTCGTTTGAATCAAGCTCTAAGATTAGTCTGAATTGGTTGTGTCTAGTTGAGTGGCTCAGTTTATGCTTGTGGGCTCAACTCGTCCAAGATAGAAGGTATGTTCTCGGAACAGGAGTAGATGGTCGAACGGGGAGCCGCACAGACTGCTGGTCTAGTTATGTGCAACTTGACAGTCTTTATTTGAGCCGGTAGGTTTTGAATCTTTGATTGATGACGGTTGGAACATAATTATTGTTGCATACTCAACTTTTCAGCTATACTTGGTTATTTCATCTCTTTCCAAACTGATTCATAACCCGGCCCGGTACCACCTTTGAAACCCGTTTGACCCGGTTCTAACCCGGCAGTTTGTATACTGGTTCTGTATCTCATCACTGAAACCGGTTTAGACCTGAACCGGTTTGACCAAACCCGGTTCCAACCCGACAGTTTGGCGGTACTGGTTTGGGCTCGAACCGGTTTTGCCACAAACCGATTTTGACCAAAGTTGACCAACCCGGTTTGGTTTATAACCCGAactggtttttcaaagaaaaacccATTTTGTACACCAAGTTGGAccttgttgatgggcct
This genomic interval carries:
- the LOC110898040 gene encoding ABC transporter F family member 1; this translates as MVSDASKKKALQKKAAAAAKRGGKAAAAATSAKAAAVGTMNGSSSSDNLSNGMGNLTISDRTCTGVLCSHPLSRDIRIESLSLTFHGHDLLLDTELELNYGRRYGLLGLNGCGKSTLLTSLGLRELPIPEQMDIFHLTREIEASDMSSLEAVMNCDEERLKLEEEAERLAGQDAGGGEALDRIYERLDAMDASTAEKRAAEILNGLGFNKQMQAKKTRDFSGGWRMRIALARALFMNPTVLLLDEPTNHLDLEACVWLEETLKKFERILVVVSHSQDFLNGVCTNIIHMQSRKLKMYTGNFDQYVQTRSELEENQMKQYKWEQDQIANMKEYIARFGHGSAKLARQAQSKEKTLAKMERGGLTEKVSRDKVLVFRFVDVGKLPPPVLQFVEVTFGYTPDTLIYKSIDFGVDLDSRVALVGPNGAGKSTLLKLMTGELVPLDGMVKRHNHLKIAQYHQHLAEKLDLEMSALLYMIREYPGNEEEKMRSAIGRFGLTGKAQVMPMKNLSDGQKSRVIFAWLAFRQPQMLLLDEPTNHLDIETIDSLAEALNEWDGGMVLVSHDFRLINQVAKEIWVCENQTITRWEGDIMGFKEHLRSKSGLYD